The following coding sequences are from one Natrarchaeobaculum sulfurireducens window:
- the tnpA gene encoding IS200/IS605 family transposase codes for MKTTRHATYNLNYHIVWLPKYRNSVLVNEVEHRVRRILHEIAEEKGLEIVDLTVQSDHVHLFVSSPPKHAPSLLANWFKGISSRKYNHRYADHDGEKIKWARGYYAGTAGHVSSETVQDYIQRREEDEQ; via the coding sequence ATGAAGACCACACGACACGCGACCTACAACCTCAACTACCACATAGTGTGGTTGCCGAAGTACCGCAACTCGGTACTGGTTAACGAGGTCGAACACCGTGTGCGTCGAATCCTCCACGAAATCGCCGAGGAAAAAGGATTGGAGATTGTCGACCTCACCGTCCAATCCGACCACGTTCACCTGTTCGTGAGTAGTCCACCGAAACACGCCCCGTCACTTCTCGCCAACTGGTTCAAAGGCATCAGTTCGCGGAAATACAACCACCGCTACGCCGACCACGACGGCGAGAAAATCAAGTGGGCGCGCGGCTACTACGCCGGAACAGCAGGGCACGTCTCAAGTGAAACGGTTCAAGACTACATCCAACGTCGCGAGGAGGACGAACAATGA
- a CDS encoding HVO_0649 family zinc finger protein, with translation MSAHRSPFDRLRQKFDESELECRQCGYLDDDGGWRVTASRGRVQYQFVCPICEAVETRSIRLE, from the coding sequence ATGTCTGCCCATCGCTCACCGTTCGATCGACTCCGTCAGAAGTTCGACGAGTCGGAACTCGAGTGCCGACAGTGTGGCTACCTCGACGACGACGGTGGCTGGCGCGTGACGGCCTCGAGAGGCCGCGTTCAGTATCAGTTCGTCTGTCCGATCTGTGAAGCGGTCGAAACGAGATCTATTCGCCTCGAGTGA
- a CDS encoding bacterio-opsin activator domain-containing protein, whose product MSEIDAESGGDESPSSSAAAALEHVVDPVVIVADGRITYTNGAARDAFGLGTDDSDESQPGTALDGWETLETAIDETTVGTARRVELAASKYDARVHREADAATVIFQPDLEIESTKSDRVVKDRAIDEAPVGISISDPDRDDNPLVYINDAYQEITGYSYDDVVGCNCRLLQGEDSDEETIAEMAVAIDEDRPVTVEIKNYRKDGTEFWNEVTLAPVRDDDGEVTNYVGFQNDVTARKEAELALEQRTEELEYVLDRVEGLVQDVTAAVAGATDRSTLESAVCDRIAAEPAYNGVWIGERNPATERIDVRADAGDAPEGLSADDDHPAATAIRTESTATDTRDGSTIAAFPLVYNDIEYGVLAVRTATDRSIDDREAVVLSALARAIASGVNARETSRVLATDAVVAVEVDVTDTAVAPVAVSAAADCRLEYRRTVHRTGDRTASLFTAIGPDASEEALADALTDRTDLEWRVVVERDGECLLEVSGGDDPVAWLSGRGVRVQAIESENGRARLTLEIPRSADVRSVVEAIEERYDRTDVVSFRQRERDGDTREEFAVRLEEELTERQFAALQRAYLGGYFEWPRPTTGEDLAETMGVSRPTFHEHLRTAESKLCQAFFADR is encoded by the coding sequence ATGAGTGAAATCGATGCGGAGTCTGGCGGCGACGAGTCCCCATCCTCGTCGGCGGCAGCTGCGCTCGAGCACGTCGTCGACCCCGTCGTCATCGTCGCCGACGGGCGGATCACCTACACGAACGGTGCCGCACGCGATGCGTTCGGGCTCGGTACCGACGACTCGGACGAGTCCCAGCCGGGGACGGCACTCGACGGATGGGAGACACTCGAGACAGCGATCGACGAAACGACCGTCGGAACCGCTCGACGGGTCGAACTGGCGGCGTCGAAATACGACGCACGAGTCCACCGCGAGGCAGACGCCGCGACGGTCATCTTCCAGCCCGATCTCGAGATCGAATCGACGAAAAGTGACCGCGTGGTCAAAGACCGGGCGATCGACGAGGCTCCCGTCGGGATCTCGATTTCCGATCCTGACCGTGACGACAACCCGCTCGTCTACATCAACGACGCCTATCAGGAGATTACCGGCTACAGCTACGACGACGTTGTCGGCTGTAACTGCCGACTCCTCCAGGGCGAAGACTCCGACGAGGAAACGATCGCCGAGATGGCGGTGGCGATCGACGAGGACCGGCCCGTCACCGTCGAGATCAAAAACTACCGCAAGGACGGCACCGAGTTCTGGAACGAGGTCACCCTCGCCCCCGTCCGCGACGACGACGGCGAGGTTACCAACTACGTCGGCTTCCAGAACGACGTAACTGCACGCAAGGAGGCCGAACTCGCACTCGAGCAGCGGACGGAAGAACTCGAGTACGTCCTCGACCGAGTCGAAGGGCTCGTCCAGGACGTCACCGCCGCCGTCGCGGGAGCGACCGACCGATCGACGCTCGAAAGCGCCGTCTGTGACCGGATCGCCGCGGAACCGGCCTACAATGGCGTCTGGATCGGCGAGCGAAACCCCGCGACCGAACGGATCGACGTGCGGGCGGACGCGGGCGATGCCCCTGAGGGACTCTCGGCCGACGACGACCACCCCGCTGCGACGGCGATCCGAACGGAGTCGACCGCGACCGACACCCGCGACGGATCGACGATTGCCGCGTTCCCACTCGTCTACAACGACATCGAGTACGGCGTGCTGGCGGTTCGGACGGCCACGGACCGCTCGATCGACGACCGCGAAGCCGTCGTCCTCTCGGCGCTCGCGCGCGCGATCGCAAGCGGTGTCAACGCTCGTGAGACTAGCCGCGTCCTCGCGACCGATGCCGTCGTCGCCGTCGAGGTCGACGTCACCGACACGGCCGTTGCCCCCGTCGCGGTCTCGGCCGCCGCTGACTGTCGACTCGAGTACCGACGGACAGTCCATCGAACCGGCGACCGAACGGCGTCGCTGTTCACCGCCATCGGTCCCGACGCCAGCGAGGAGGCGCTCGCGGACGCGCTCACTGACCGGACCGACCTCGAGTGGCGGGTCGTTGTCGAGCGCGACGGCGAGTGTCTGCTCGAGGTGAGCGGTGGCGACGACCCCGTCGCCTGGCTCTCGGGTCGCGGCGTCCGTGTTCAGGCGATCGAGAGCGAAAACGGGCGAGCCAGGCTCACACTCGAGATCCCTCGCTCGGCGGACGTTCGGTCGGTCGTCGAAGCCATCGAGGAGCGCTACGATCGTACCGACGTCGTCTCGTTCCGCCAGCGCGAGCGCGACGGCGACACCCGTGAAGAGTTCGCAGTCAGACTCGAAGAAGAGCTCACCGAACGCCAGTTCGCCGCCTTGCAGCGAGCCTACCTCGGCGGCTACTTCGAGTGGCCACGGCCGACGACCGGTGAAGACCTCGCGGAGACGATGGGCGTCTCGCGGCCGACCTTTCACGAACACTTGCGAACGGCCGAATCGAAGCTCTGTCAGGCCTTCTTCGCCGACCGATAG
- a CDS encoding DUF1328 family protein yields MFEIPTVALPAQFGAGEFLSWAIVFFVLAILAAAVGARGVAGISMEIARIFVLIFIILAIVALLL; encoded by the coding sequence ATGTTCGAGATTCCGACGGTGGCACTGCCGGCTCAGTTCGGCGCTGGCGAGTTTCTGTCGTGGGCGATCGTCTTCTTCGTGCTGGCGATCCTCGCTGCGGCGGTCGGTGCTCGCGGTGTCGCCGGCATCTCGATGGAGATCGCACGAATCTTCGTGTTGATCTTCATCATCCTCGCGATCGTTGCCCTGCTACTCTAA
- a CDS encoding aldehyde ferredoxin oxidoreductase family protein codes for MTSLGGFQDKVARIDLSEESVAYESIDDEDAKKYIGARGLGVKYVFEKGADVDPLGSENLLAFMNGPLSGTQTTMSGRIAVVTKSPLTGTVTDSHHGGWSGARLKWAGFDGLLFEGKADEPVYAYVEDGEVELRDASELWGKGFHETRETIEDDLEGAYGKNLSIMGIGPGGENEVKYACIINEDDRASGRGGTGCVMGSKNLKAIVVKSTTRMPKPADPETFKEGHQQAMKAIQESEVTAPNEGGLSMYGTNVLMNVGEEMDGLPTKNGRYTSTESMREAEGADLDAEEVSGENVRENILVDEPTCHSCPVACKKEVEVQTMHKGEEMNVRTESYEYESAYALGPNSGHTDRDKVAVMIERCNDMGVDTIEVGNMMAMAMEMTEEGKLEGVGELEWGDSETMIDMIERIARREDDLADLLAEGPRRVADRMDAHDNSLAVKGQTIAAYDPRCMKGMGIGYATSNRGACHLRGYTPAAEILGIPEKVDPYEWEGKGELTAAFQDLHAISDSFDICKFNAFAEGIEEYVLQYNGMTGLDVTEDELLETGERIYNLERYYNNLAGFDGTDDSLPERFLEDGIRGQGASEDEYCELEEMKAEYYDLRGWVDGVVPDEKLEELEIEIGPGTGVSADDSGTAAPSDD; via the coding sequence ATGACATCACTCGGCGGTTTCCAAGACAAGGTTGCACGAATCGACCTCTCCGAGGAGTCGGTCGCCTACGAGTCGATCGACGACGAGGACGCAAAGAAGTACATCGGTGCCCGTGGACTCGGCGTAAAGTACGTCTTCGAGAAAGGGGCGGACGTCGATCCGCTCGGATCGGAGAATCTGCTTGCGTTCATGAACGGCCCACTGTCGGGGACTCAGACGACCATGAGCGGCCGCATCGCGGTCGTAACGAAGTCGCCGCTGACCGGCACCGTCACCGACAGCCATCACGGTGGCTGGTCCGGCGCTCGGCTCAAATGGGCCGGCTTCGACGGCCTGCTCTTCGAGGGAAAAGCCGACGAGCCAGTCTATGCGTACGTCGAAGACGGCGAGGTCGAACTTCGAGACGCCTCGGAGCTGTGGGGGAAGGGATTCCACGAGACCCGTGAGACGATCGAAGACGACCTCGAGGGCGCGTATGGCAAGAACCTCTCGATCATGGGGATCGGACCCGGCGGCGAAAACGAGGTCAAGTACGCCTGCATTATCAACGAGGACGACCGTGCCTCCGGTCGGGGTGGCACTGGCTGCGTGATGGGGTCGAAAAATCTCAAAGCTATCGTCGTCAAGTCCACAACGCGGATGCCAAAACCTGCCGACCCCGAGACGTTCAAAGAGGGGCATCAGCAGGCGATGAAGGCGATTCAGGAGTCCGAAGTCACTGCCCCCAACGAAGGTGGCCTCTCGATGTACGGGACGAACGTCCTGATGAACGTCGGCGAAGAGATGGACGGCCTCCCGACCAAAAACGGCCGCTACACCTCTACTGAGAGCATGCGAGAGGCCGAGGGAGCTGATCTCGATGCCGAGGAGGTTTCAGGAGAGAACGTCCGCGAGAACATCCTTGTCGACGAACCGACCTGTCACTCCTGTCCGGTCGCCTGCAAGAAGGAAGTCGAAGTCCAGACGATGCACAAAGGCGAGGAGATGAACGTCCGGACGGAGTCATACGAGTACGAGTCGGCGTACGCACTCGGCCCGAACTCCGGGCACACCGACCGGGACAAGGTCGCGGTCATGATCGAACGCTGTAACGATATGGGCGTCGACACCATCGAGGTCGGCAACATGATGGCGATGGCGATGGAGATGACCGAGGAAGGCAAACTCGAGGGCGTCGGTGAACTCGAGTGGGGCGATAGCGAGACGATGATCGATATGATCGAACGCATCGCCCGCCGCGAGGACGACCTCGCGGACCTGCTGGCAGAGGGGCCACGCCGCGTGGCCGACCGAATGGACGCCCACGACAACTCGCTGGCGGTCAAAGGCCAGACAATCGCTGCCTACGACCCACGCTGTATGAAGGGGATGGGCATCGGCTATGCCACCTCTAACCGCGGTGCCTGTCACCTGCGTGGATACACCCCGGCCGCCGAGATTCTCGGCATCCCCGAGAAAGTCGACCCCTACGAGTGGGAGGGCAAAGGCGAGCTGACCGCTGCCTTTCAGGATCTACACGCCATCTCCGACAGTTTCGACATCTGTAAGTTCAACGCCTTTGCCGAAGGAATCGAGGAGTACGTCCTCCAGTACAACGGCATGACCGGCCTGGACGTCACCGAGGACGAACTGCTCGAGACCGGCGAGCGGATCTACAACTTAGAGCGATACTACAACAACCTCGCCGGGTTCGACGGCACCGACGACTCGCTGCCCGAGCGGTTCCTCGAAGACGGCATCCGCGGTCAAGGGGCCAGCGAGGACGAGTACTGTGAACTCGAGGAGATGAAAGCGGAGTACTACGACCTCCGCGGCTGGGTCGACGGCGTCGTCCCGGACGAGAAACTCGAGGAACTCGAGATCGAAATCGGTCCCGGGACGGGCGTCTCCGCCGACGACAGCGGTACAGCAGCGCCAAGCGACGACTGA
- a CDS encoding metal-dependent hydrolase, which yields MATTHVFVGLLLAGAVAFVAPQFAAIVAIAAIVGGLFPDLDVVANHRRTLHFPVYYWLPAGLTGALALAVPTTMTVGLAVFFLVAAVHSLSDLLGGSHELEPWDGTVDRAVYSHYHGRWLGARRWVGYDGSPGDLALAGALAIPILFLFDGVVQPIVIGMLIVSISYALLRRPIAASLKRGLERPERDTPNERGLESINE from the coding sequence ATGGCTACGACCCATGTGTTCGTGGGACTGCTCCTCGCCGGAGCCGTCGCGTTCGTCGCGCCACAGTTCGCCGCCATCGTTGCCATCGCGGCGATCGTCGGCGGGCTGTTCCCCGACCTCGACGTGGTCGCGAACCACCGTCGGACGCTGCATTTTCCCGTCTACTATTGGCTTCCTGCCGGCCTCACGGGAGCACTCGCACTCGCAGTGCCGACCACGATGACCGTCGGACTCGCCGTTTTCTTCCTCGTCGCCGCCGTCCACTCGCTGTCGGATCTCCTCGGCGGCAGCCACGAACTCGAGCCGTGGGACGGGACGGTCGATCGGGCCGTCTACAGCCACTACCACGGCCGCTGGCTCGGGGCGCGACGGTGGGTCGGCTACGACGGTTCACCGGGAGACCTCGCGCTGGCAGGTGCGCTGGCGATCCCCATCCTGTTTCTGTTCGACGGCGTCGTCCAGCCGATCGTGATCGGGATGCTCATCGTCTCGATCAGCTACGCCCTTCTGCGACGACCGATCGCCGCGAGCCTCAAGCGAGGGCTCGAGCGTCCCGAGAGAGACACACCGAACGAGCGAGGGCTCGAGTCGATCAACGAGTGA
- a CDS encoding ArsR/SmtB family transcription factor: MSATNANSPRGWPATEEPADPQAVLAALEDDACRVILEATSEEALTATELSEQCEIPMSTAYRKVEMLTEADLVEERVRINTSGKHATEYRKCFDDVVVSVGEGGEIEIEMTKPDTNDAATASYAAADD; encoded by the coding sequence ATGTCCGCTACGAACGCTAATTCCCCGCGAGGATGGCCGGCTACCGAAGAACCTGCAGACCCCCAGGCGGTCCTCGCTGCGCTCGAGGACGACGCCTGTCGAGTGATCCTCGAAGCGACGAGCGAGGAGGCGCTCACGGCGACGGAGCTCTCGGAGCAATGTGAGATTCCGATGTCGACGGCCTACCGGAAAGTCGAGATGCTCACCGAGGCCGACCTCGTCGAAGAGCGGGTTCGAATCAACACCTCGGGCAAACACGCCACCGAGTACCGGAAGTGTTTCGACGACGTCGTCGTCTCCGTCGGAGAGGGTGGTGAAATCGAGATCGAAATGACGAAGCCCGACACCAACGACGCTGCGACCGCTTCCTACGCGGCCGCAGACGACTGA
- a CDS encoding helix-turn-helix domain-containing protein has protein sequence MPSGIRAEITLENPPDCVVTQAAIEADGRVHSVSKSTNPETPDRVAEEFRLEAETYPDSFELEPEPTEVFAYGSSAVYSFQRDLGYGCPCEVVESFDCPVTDVRVHDGSLHLTFHAPDMHGLQAIIGDLRDQYALDVKRLLQSQQDHADEHLVFVDRSTLTDRQLEVLETAHRMGYFDHPKGANAGEVADELEITGTTFTEHLAAAQTKLLDAILAHGD, from the coding sequence ATGCCGTCGGGGATCCGCGCGGAGATCACGCTCGAGAATCCGCCAGATTGCGTCGTCACCCAAGCTGCGATCGAGGCAGACGGACGGGTTCACTCGGTCTCGAAGAGTACAAATCCGGAGACACCAGACCGCGTCGCCGAAGAGTTCAGGCTCGAGGCCGAAACCTACCCCGACTCGTTCGAACTCGAGCCGGAGCCGACGGAGGTCTTTGCGTACGGCTCGAGTGCGGTCTACTCGTTCCAGCGTGACCTCGGTTATGGCTGTCCCTGTGAAGTCGTCGAGTCGTTCGACTGCCCAGTGACTGACGTGCGGGTTCACGACGGATCGCTGCACCTGACCTTCCACGCGCCCGATATGCACGGGTTGCAGGCGATCATCGGCGATCTCAGAGACCAGTATGCCCTCGACGTCAAGCGGTTGCTCCAGTCACAGCAAGATCACGCCGACGAACACCTCGTCTTCGTCGACCGGAGCACCCTCACCGACCGCCAGCTCGAGGTACTCGAGACGGCCCATCGGATGGGATACTTCGATCACCCCAAGGGCGCCAACGCGGGCGAGGTGGCCGACGAACTCGAGATTACGGGGACGACGTTCACCGAACACCTCGCCGCCGCCCAAACGAAGCTGCTCGATGCGATCCTCGCCCACGGAGACTAA
- a CDS encoding DUF7560 family zinc ribbon protein: MSRYLFTCPECGQEIEVNESMREATLTHGCPVCGATVTRAAFATEQPS; this comes from the coding sequence ATGAGTAGATACCTATTCACATGCCCCGAATGTGGGCAAGAGATCGAGGTCAACGAATCGATGCGGGAGGCGACACTCACGCACGGTTGTCCCGTCTGCGGCGCGACTGTGACACGAGCCGCGTTCGCCACCGAACAGCCGAGCTAA
- a CDS encoding pyridoxamine 5'-phosphate oxidase family protein, which translates to MAINQEVEMTDAEIDGFLGRHETGVLSLARTDEPYAIPISYGYHEREREFYMRLVSTPESEKREFLDSSPAARLVVYDEQGPVYRSIVASGTLEGIPPSELTADQIAQYGQAKRPLFEIWAQSKNELDIELYRLDPDSLEGRRTEVDREE; encoded by the coding sequence ATGGCTATCAATCAGGAAGTGGAGATGACCGACGCGGAGATCGACGGTTTCCTCGGTCGACACGAGACGGGGGTGTTGTCGCTCGCGCGGACCGACGAGCCGTACGCGATTCCGATCTCGTACGGGTATCACGAACGCGAGCGGGAGTTCTATATGCGACTCGTTTCGACGCCGGAAAGCGAAAAGCGGGAGTTCCTCGACTCGTCACCAGCCGCCAGGCTCGTCGTCTACGACGAGCAAGGCCCGGTTTATCGGAGTATCGTCGCGTCGGGAACGCTCGAGGGTATTCCACCATCGGAGCTGACTGCGGATCAGATCGCTCAGTACGGACAGGCAAAGCGACCACTGTTCGAGATCTGGGCTCAATCGAAGAACGAACTCGACATCGAACTGTACCGACTCGACCCCGACTCGCTCGAGGGTCGTCGAACCGAAGTCGACCGCGAGGAGTAG
- a CDS encoding AzlD family protein, protein MTGELTNAVAVAPSSDALTLDPLVVAVVLAMAAVTVLTKVGGIWLVRHVELSDRLEAGLSVLPGAIVIAVLGPELAAGGPAEWGAAGLVLLVMWKSESILLALVAGVLGIVGFRALI, encoded by the coding sequence ATGACGGGTGAGCTAACCAACGCAGTCGCCGTCGCCCCCTCGAGCGATGCGCTCACGCTCGATCCGCTCGTGGTCGCGGTCGTGCTTGCGATGGCCGCTGTAACCGTCCTCACGAAGGTCGGGGGCATCTGGCTCGTGCGTCACGTCGAATTGAGCGACCGCCTCGAGGCCGGGCTCTCGGTGCTCCCGGGCGCGATCGTGATCGCAGTGCTCGGGCCTGAACTCGCGGCCGGTGGACCGGCCGAGTGGGGTGCAGCAGGGCTCGTGTTGCTCGTCATGTGGAAAAGCGAGAGCATTCTGCTTGCGCTGGTCGCCGGCGTTCTCGGCATCGTCGGGTTCAGGGCCCTCATCTGA
- a CDS encoding AzlC family ABC transporter permease — MEANAETAESSESEADRQVSETDRTPVTFGWDGVRAGFLTCAPIAIGVGGYGVAFGVLANQAGLSVAEAALMSATVLAGASQIVAIELWADPIPVATIVLTVFAINLRYSLMGAALQPWFQSLSWKKVYGSLFFMADENWALTLRDLQSGNGRGAFLLGSGIAMWVFWVASTTVGALAGGAVGDPTEYGIDFMLALVFVALAAELWEGRSSVVPWLVALAVAVVASALVPGQWYILLGGLAAAVVEVIRYDG, encoded by the coding sequence ATGGAAGCGAATGCGGAGACGGCTGAGTCGTCGGAGTCGGAAGCCGACCGGCAGGTATCGGAGACGGATCGGACGCCGGTTACGTTCGGCTGGGACGGTGTTCGAGCCGGTTTCCTTACGTGTGCACCGATCGCGATCGGCGTTGGCGGGTACGGGGTCGCCTTCGGCGTCCTCGCGAACCAGGCCGGCCTGAGCGTCGCCGAGGCGGCACTGATGAGCGCGACTGTTCTGGCCGGAGCCTCACAGATCGTCGCGATCGAACTCTGGGCCGACCCGATCCCGGTCGCAACGATCGTCCTCACCGTCTTCGCGATCAATCTGCGATACTCGCTGATGGGCGCAGCGCTCCAGCCGTGGTTTCAGTCGCTCTCCTGGAAAAAGGTCTACGGTAGTCTCTTTTTCATGGCGGACGAAAACTGGGCGCTGACGCTTCGCGACCTGCAATCCGGCAACGGCCGTGGGGCGTTCTTGCTCGGCAGCGGGATCGCGATGTGGGTCTTCTGGGTCGCCTCGACGACCGTCGGTGCACTCGCCGGTGGCGCGGTCGGCGACCCGACCGAGTACGGCATCGACTTCATGCTGGCACTCGTCTTCGTCGCGCTCGCCGCCGAACTCTGGGAGGGGCGCTCGTCCGTCGTCCCGTGGCTCGTCGCCCTCGCGGTCGCCGTCGTCGCCTCCGCGCTCGTCCCAGGACAGTGGTACATCCTCCTGGGTGGGCTCGCTGCAGCCGTCGTCGAGGTGATCCGATATGACGGGTGA
- a CDS encoding ubiquitin-like small modifier protein 1, giving the protein MEIDMRFFATFREAVGEKERTGRFDGDATVGDVLATLESEYDGLEEQLLEDGTIRPQLSVLKNGRDVTHMAGPETELEDGDTLSVFPPVAGG; this is encoded by the coding sequence ATGGAGATCGATATGCGGTTTTTCGCCACCTTCCGTGAAGCAGTCGGCGAGAAAGAGCGAACCGGGCGGTTCGACGGCGACGCTACAGTGGGCGACGTCCTCGCGACGCTCGAGTCGGAGTACGACGGCCTCGAGGAACAGTTGCTCGAGGACGGGACGATCCGTCCGCAACTGAGCGTGCTGAAAAACGGCCGGGACGTCACACACATGGCGGGTCCGGAGACGGAACTCGAGGACGGGGACACGCTGTCAGTGTTCCCACCGGTTGCTGGCGGGTAA
- a CDS encoding polysaccharide deacetylase family protein — MNRRAYLASGLVVTIGGCMDGSDGDSADDGSSDDASEQEATGPIEPESGETVDDFSDIDAWELVAGAVARDEDRAIVGDSCARLENRESDEQARIAYEFDEPLDCRRHSPGLAIAADESMAPLLQLFDDGGGHVTFRATIEADVELLRPPFGIQHADDVDLGAITRLEIAHVAGEEIERHLWIDDLHFVARPETGVVTLQFDGGHESVYENGLPITEEYGYPATVFVPTGRVREEADHDGEALAETQLEELDDAGWTIASHTARSRPLTDLEDDERREEIEDAVEWLESEGYDDGTRYVAYPSGRYDQAGLEAVRGVHEFGFVGRYPCQGEPAEPLLCSRVLEPEPEEVEEVLDRAATYGGITALGWGRLEDESLESFEITVEVLSELETEGDLEVVTPQELDQRYSH, encoded by the coding sequence ATGAACCGACGCGCGTATCTCGCGTCCGGGCTCGTGGTAACGATCGGGGGCTGCATGGACGGCAGTGACGGCGACTCGGCCGACGACGGCTCGAGCGACGACGCCAGTGAACAGGAGGCCACCGGACCGATCGAGCCCGAATCGGGCGAGACGGTCGACGACTTCTCCGACATCGACGCATGGGAGCTGGTCGCCGGCGCGGTCGCTCGCGACGAGGATCGAGCGATCGTTGGCGACAGCTGCGCTCGCCTCGAGAACCGTGAGAGTGACGAACAGGCTCGGATCGCCTACGAGTTCGACGAGCCACTCGACTGCCGACGACACAGTCCAGGGCTCGCAATCGCGGCGGATGAGTCGATGGCCCCGTTACTCCAGTTGTTCGACGACGGCGGCGGCCACGTGACGTTCCGGGCGACCATCGAGGCCGACGTCGAACTGCTTCGGCCCCCGTTCGGCATCCAACACGCCGACGACGTCGACCTCGGGGCGATCACCAGGCTCGAGATTGCACACGTCGCCGGCGAAGAGATCGAACGACACCTCTGGATCGACGACCTCCACTTCGTAGCCCGGCCCGAAACGGGCGTCGTCACGCTCCAGTTCGACGGCGGTCACGAGTCGGTCTACGAGAACGGACTCCCGATTACTGAAGAGTACGGCTATCCCGCGACGGTCTTTGTCCCCACTGGCCGCGTCCGCGAGGAAGCCGACCACGACGGCGAGGCACTGGCCGAAACCCAGCTCGAGGAACTCGACGACGCGGGCTGGACGATTGCCAGCCACACGGCTCGCAGCCGCCCGCTCACCGACCTCGAGGACGACGAACGCCGCGAAGAGATCGAAGACGCCGTCGAGTGGCTCGAGAGCGAGGGCTACGACGACGGAACGCGGTACGTCGCCTACCCGTCCGGCCGGTACGACCAGGCTGGGCTCGAGGCCGTACGAGGGGTTCACGAATTCGGGTTCGTCGGCCGCTATCCGTGTCAGGGGGAACCAGCGGAGCCGCTACTGTGCTCGCGCGTCCTCGAGCCAGAGCCAGAGGAGGTCGAAGAGGTACTCGACCGAGCCGCGACCTACGGCGGAATTACGGCACTCGGATGGGGTCGCCTCGAGGATGAGTCGCTCGAGTCGTTCGAGATCACAGTGGAGGTCCTCTCAGAACTCGAAACCGAGGGCGACCTCGAGGTAGTCACGCCCCAAGAACTCGACCAGCGGTACAGTCACTGA